One Nerophis ophidion isolate RoL-2023_Sa linkage group LG06, RoL_Noph_v1.0, whole genome shotgun sequence genomic region harbors:
- the LOC133554728 gene encoding epithelial membrane protein 3-like: MAYLLMFVTLLHLVTLAMLFISTMEKSWWVWEGMENSDLWYNCRYDNFSGTWLCASSKESEWLHAVQVLMVLSVVFSSVSFLVFLGQLFTMSKGGLFYFTGLCQVFAGLAALSAALMYTLHNKDILQDARETTSGHFGYCFILAWVCVPLLLCSGVIYVHLRKKE; the protein is encoded by the exons ATGGCATACCTCCTCATGTTTGTGACTCTACTGCATCTAGTGACTTTGGCCATGCTTTTCATCTCGACCATGGAGAAG TCCTGGTGGGTGTGGGAGGGGATGGAGAACTCAGACCTATGGTACAACTGTAGATATGACAACTTCTCAGGAACGTGGTTGTGCGCCTCGTCCAAAGAAAGTG AGTGGCTCCACGCAGTTCAGGTCTTAATGGTCCTCTCCGTGGTTTTCTCCTCCGTCTCTTTCCTGGTCTTTCTGGGTCAACTGTTCACCATGTCCAAAGGCGGACTCTTCTACTTTACTGGGCTGTGTCAAGTCTTTGCAG gCCTGGCCGCCTTGTCTGCAGCCCTCATGTACACATTACACAACAAGGACATCCTCCAAGACGCCAGAGAAACGACTTCAGGACACTTCGGCTACTGCTTCATCCTAGCTTGGGTGTGTGTGCCTCTCCTGCTGTGTAGTGGCGTCATTTATGTCCACTTGCGCAAAAAAGAGTGA